A DNA window from Zingiber officinale cultivar Zhangliang chromosome 3A, Zo_v1.1, whole genome shotgun sequence contains the following coding sequences:
- the LOC122050539 gene encoding uncharacterized protein LOC122050539: MRRGRVVAGSRRGPGRPRKQPIEAEEPEPVTQEADSSRDPTDVETVSRGQTHQTPRDQGYQPQEIPSVIPSGRNQEFQPQGIPSGIPSAFPTPATTDWMRDRARIPLLAKSVKDRVTLYQGGADPWAARSWLKNLESTFGYMSCSDEEKVELAAYHLRDQAVTWWEMQKTIFGEQRITWAMFRDAFERQYFPATFCLARRQEFLNLKQGDRSVMEYNAEFCRLAEFCPHLVAQDYDRMQQFTQGLAAYIRLRMSGFPGSSYREVLDRALFIEMTQQQVNQEKGHDKQSSQKRGNKGQSSQATTGGSSRPQKSGRTSDGTSRPPQHDWKKDRSGSRCYQCGSKSHTKFHCPLDHPICYYCKQPGHESRDCTLKAQLEATKGTSQGGQPSQTRPQKGSQKSQGAPRQQRPPSSQGQIYHVQGQEPATTQYSATVSSHQAFPAQQDFHPHQPYSVYRQQPQSQYQQPVLAPTMPAQTTSEIPQPSSEVGRVYAVTREEAQRAEGSVFRGIISVYTVTADLLIDTGSSHSFISRVFLGKIGRFPSRRAHGLTVSLPSGEVLSISLEVKGCPLDFNGQTITVDLQVLEMVEFDIILGMDWLAMNHATVDCGARVVTFRPPGLLSWVFFETRSDGIAVISAMQARRLLAQGCQGYLLSMVKAGSDVLPQLSDVAIVREFPDVFPDELPGLPPKRKVDFTIELVPGTAPVSKTPYRMTPKELEELKVQLQELLDRGFIRPSVSPWGAPVLFVKKKDGSLRLCIDYRQLNAVTIKNKYPLPRIEDLFDQLKDTCVYSKIDLRSGYHHLRVGDADIPMTAFRTRYGHYEFLVMPFGLTNAPAVFMDLMNRVFLEYLDQFVIVFIDDILIYSRSEEEHMRHLRIVLETLRREHLYAKFSKCAFWLPSVGFLGHVVSSRGISVDPQKIEVITGWEQPKTVQEIRSFLGLAGYYRRFVEGFSSIALPLT, translated from the coding sequence ATGAGACGTGGTCGAGTGGTAGCCGGTTCTCGTCGTGGTCCGGGACGACCACGGAAACAACCCATTGAGGCTGAGGAACCAGAACCAGTAACTCAGGAGGCAGATTCTTCTAGGGATCCAACTGATGTAGAGACGGTTAGTCGGGGACAGACCCATCAGACTCCTAGAGATCAGGGATATCAGCCTCAGGAGATCCCTTCAGTCATACCTTCTGGTAGAAACCAGGAATTTCAGCCTCAGGGGATTCCCTCCGGGATACCATCAGCATTTCCTACTCCTGCTACTACCGACTGGATGAGGGATAGAGCGCGTATACCATTGTTGGCAAAGTCCGTCAAGGACAGGGTTACTCTATACCAGGGCGGAGCAGATCCCTGGGCTGCACGTAGCTGGTTGAAGAATTTGGAAAGCACTTTCGGATACATGAGTTGTTCAGATGAAGAGAAAGTGGAATTGGCTGCGTATCACCTCCGGGATCAGGCAGTCACATGGTGGGAGATGCAAAAGACAATCTTTGGGGAACAGCGCATCACATGGGCGATGTTCCGGGATGCTTTTGAGCGGCAGTATTTTCCAGCCACATTCTGTTTAGCTCGACGCCAGGAATTCCTGAATCTTAAGCAGGGTGATCGATCGGTGATGGAGTACAACGCTGAATTCTGCAGATTGGCTGAGTTTTGCCCTCATTTGGTGGCGCAGGATTATGACCGGATGCAGCAGTTCACCCAGGGTTTAGCAGCATATATTCGGCTCAGGATGTCAGGATTTCCAGGTAGCTCCTACCGAGAAGTTTTGGATCGTGCACTGTTTATCGAGATGACTCAGCAGCAGGTAAATCAGGAGAAAGGCCATGATAAGCAGTCGTCACAAAAGAGAGGGAACAAAGGTCAGAGTTCACAGGCTACCACGGGAGGTTCTTCTCGGCCGCAGAAGTCAGGGCGGACGTCTGATGGAACATCTCGTCCTCCTCAACATGATTGGAAGAAAGATAGATCTGGATCCAGATGTTACCAGTGTGGCTCCAAGAGTCATACCAAATTTCATTGCCCCTTGGATCACCCCATTTGTTATTATTGCAAACAACCAGGGCATGAGAGTCGGGATTGTACGTTGAAGGCACAGTTGGAGGCTACTAAGGGTACATCTCAGGGGGGACAACCCTCACAGACACGACCACAGAAAGGATCACAGAAGAGTCAGGGTGCTCCACGTCAGCAGCGACCACCGTCTTCTCAGGGACAGATATATCATGTGCAGGGTCAGGAACCAGCAACTACACAGTATTCTGCCACAGTGTCTTCTCATCAGGCATTTCCAGCACAGCAGGATTTTCATCCGCATCAGCCTTACTCAGTATATCGGCAGCAGCCTCAGTCTCAGTATCAGCAGCCGGTTCTCGCACCTACGATGCCAGCGCAGACCACTTCGGAGATACCACAGCCGAGCTCAGAGGTGGGTCGTGTTTATGCTGTTACACGGGAGGAGGCACAGCGGGCTGAGGGATCGGTTTTTCGAGGTATTATTTCAGTTTATACAGTTACTGCAGATttattgatagatactggtagttctcaTTCATTCATATCTCGAGTATTTCTGGGTAAAATCGGGAGATTTCCTAGTCGTCGGGCACACGGGCTGACAGTATCTCTACCATCTGGCGAGGTACTAAGTATTAGTCTGGAAGTCAAAGGTTGTCCTTTAGACTTCAATGGTCAGACTATTACGGTGGATCTGCAGGTATTAGAGATGGTGGAGTTTGATATTATATTAGGCATGGATTGGTTGGCCATGAACCATGCCACAGTCGATTGCGGAGCTAGAGTAGTCACTTTCCGACCTCCCGGTCTACTGTCTTGGGTATTCTTTGAAACCAGAAGTGATGGGATAGCAGTCATATCAGCAATGCAAGCGAGGAGATTGTTGGCACAGGGTTGTCAGGGATATTTGCTGTCCATGGTTAAAGCTGGTTCAGATGTATTACCACAGCTCTCGGATGTTGCTATCGTCCGAGAATTTCCAGATGTGTTCCCTGACGAACTCCCCGGTTTGCCTCCTAAAAGGAAAGTCGATTTTACGATTGAGTTGgttccgggaaccgcaccggtATCCAAGACCCCTTATCGCATGACACCAAAGGAGTTAGAGGAGCTGAAGGTTCAGTTACAGGAGCTGTTGGACAGAGGATTTATCCGTCCTAGTGTTTCTCCGTGGGGAGCACCAGTActcttcgttaagaagaaagacggatcactGAGACTATGTATTGATTACCGACAGTTGAATGCGGTTACTATCAAGAACAAATATCCACTGCCACGTATAgaagatttatttgatcagctgaagGATACCTGTGTATATTCAAAGATTGATTTGCGCTCAGGCTATCATCATCTCAGGGTTGGAGATGCGGATATTCCGATGACAGCATTTCGCACTCGTTATGGTCATTAcgagttcttggtaatgccatttgggcttaccaatgccccAGCAgtgtttatggatctgatgaacagagtgttccttGAGTACTTAGATCAGttcgtcattgtgttcatcgacgatattctgATATATTCCCGATCTGAGGAGGAGCACATgcgacatcttcgcatagttttggAGACGCTTCGGCGAGAACACCTCTATGCGAAGTTTAGTAAATGCGCCTTTTGGCTACCTTCGGTGGGTTTTCTTGGACATGTTGTCTCCAGCAGAGGTATATCTGTTGATCCACAGAAGATTGAGGtcatcaccggttgggagcagccgaagaccGTACAGGAGATTCGTAGCTTTTTGGGATTAGCTGGGTATTATCGGAGATTTGTTGAGGGCTTTTCCAGCATAGCCTTACCATTGACATGA